Proteins co-encoded in one Corynebacterium lujinxingii genomic window:
- the hpf gene encoding ribosome hibernation-promoting factor, HPF/YfiA family — MTAADQNAQAEGLGPDVKLTITGRNVEVPDHFQERVSGKLAKIAKLDPTLNSFHVELKHEPNPRRESEAERIQITATGSGHLARAEAKEETFYTALDAAVAKLERSLRKVKARRTTPMSGHRAPKGTGELAAEFEAEQKVAAERAEGAPGKYDVDPYEDQVEDLTPGQIVRSKVHSNAPRSVDDALSEMELVGHDFYLFVNEETNRPAVVYRRHAFDYGLIELADEADVDAAAQAEAEK, encoded by the coding sequence ATGACTGCTGCAGACCAGAACGCACAGGCAGAGGGGCTGGGCCCCGACGTGAAGCTGACCATCACCGGTCGCAACGTGGAGGTTCCGGACCACTTCCAGGAACGTGTGAGCGGAAAGCTCGCCAAGATTGCAAAGCTCGATCCGACGCTGAATTCCTTCCATGTCGAGTTGAAGCACGAGCCGAACCCGCGCCGCGAGTCGGAGGCGGAGCGCATCCAGATCACCGCCACCGGTTCGGGTCACCTGGCCCGCGCGGAGGCGAAGGAGGAGACCTTCTACACGGCGCTGGATGCCGCGGTGGCGAAGCTGGAGCGTTCGCTGCGCAAGGTCAAGGCCCGTCGCACCACCCCGATGTCGGGCCACCGCGCACCGAAGGGCACCGGCGAGTTGGCCGCCGAGTTTGAGGCGGAGCAGAAGGTCGCGGCCGAGCGTGCTGAAGGTGCGCCAGGCAAGTACGACGTCGACCCGTACGAAGACCAGGTCGAGGACCTCACCCCGGGTCAGATTGTGCGCAGCAAGGTCCACTCCAATGCTCCGCGCAGCGTGGATGATGCGCTCAGCGAGATGGAGTTGGTGGGCCACGACTTCTACCTGTTTGTCAACGAGGAGACGAACCGTCCGGCTGTGGTTTACCGTCGCCACGCGTTCGACTACGGCCTGATTGAATTGGCCGACGAGGCGGACGTGGACGCGGCAGCGCAGGCAGAAGCCGAGAAGTAG
- a CDS encoding ComF family protein, with translation MPQKCAGCATPGALLCDDCRLELARPPERVFPNTAPLVPVFALGPYAGAHRGVVLSMKERNHLAVRKYAGAVLRAGVEYLEARGDIPVSAVLVPAPTRQSSARARGGDPVEQICRASGCAVAPVLSLDPRAADQSGLDEAARRSNLSGAVRLTAAPGGRVVVVDDVVTTGATLHASVAILLAHGVDVAACVTLCAA, from the coding sequence TTGCCGCAAAAGTGCGCCGGGTGCGCCACACCCGGTGCATTGCTTTGCGACGACTGCCGCCTCGAACTCGCCCGCCCACCCGAGCGCGTCTTTCCCAACACCGCCCCACTCGTGCCGGTCTTCGCCCTCGGGCCGTACGCCGGCGCCCACCGCGGGGTGGTGCTGTCGATGAAGGAGCGCAACCACCTCGCCGTGCGCAAATACGCCGGGGCGGTGCTGCGCGCCGGGGTGGAATATCTGGAAGCCCGGGGCGATATTCCCGTATCCGCGGTGTTGGTGCCGGCGCCGACCAGGCAGTCGTCGGCACGCGCTCGCGGCGGCGACCCGGTGGAACAGATCTGCCGGGCCAGTGGTTGCGCGGTGGCCCCGGTGCTCTCGCTCGACCCGCGCGCCGCGGACCAGTCCGGGCTTGACGAGGCCGCCCGCCGGTCCAACCTTTCCGGCGCCGTCCGGTTAACCGCTGCGCCGGGCGGCCGGGTCGTGGTTGTCGACGACGTGGTCACCACCGGCGCAACCCTGCACGCCAGCGTGGCGATCCTTTTGGCCCACGGCGTGGACGTCGCCGCATGCGTCACGCTGTGCGCGGCGTGA